caatCAAAGAGAAATAGTAGCTGTACGAAACAAAAATAGGACCAGACAAATATAACTAATGTTGTGGACACAGTTGTATCTTTGGAGggaaatatcatttagttATTATGATTCATGATGTTTGCTGGCATAAAAGGCACATCAATATATTGATAGGAAAAATTGTGTGAGAGATGGTGATGCAAAATTAAACCCTCACTCCAAGCTTGATATATgcctcacaaaaaaaaagaggagacCAAGAAGCTgcacaaaaaaaaggagacTAGAGGCAAACCTGTGCTTGATGTCCGGGCAGTCACCGTCGTTGTTGCCCTCAAGAAGACCGGGTCGACCTCTCTCTGCCTCTTCTTTTTCTACCCCTCGAACAGATCTGAAAGAAATTAGGTCAAACCCTAGGagaagatgaggaggaggTCAAACCCTAGAAGGAGATGAGAAGAGCTAACCGGAGAGGGAGAGCGTTGTGGCGGAGGAAGGAGATGGTTGTGACCTCTCAAGTGTGCCGGACAAAagcagcgccgtcgccggtcgtctaTGTGGCTGCCTCCCCTGTGTGAAGAAACGGACCGGTGCCGGCACAAGAGTGTGGCAGAGGGAGgaaggggcggcggtggaggaggaggaaggggcggtggcggtggaggggcgacggcgaaggaggaggaaggggcagcggtggaggaggaggaaggggcagcggcggaggagcaggcggtggtggcggcgatgtGAAGTCGCTGGAGGAGATGCGACACGAGACGGCTAcgggaaagaaaaaatcgtCTCCGAgacaatttttcttttcccggTGGATTGAGGTGGGTTGAGGAGAGAATTTCTCCCACCCTGGCCCAACCGAACAAGCTAATGGGCTGCGAGAGAATTTCAGTCCAGGCCGGGATAATACACAGGTATTAAGGCCCAAACCCGCTCAACCCCTGCCGAAACGAACAAGGCCTTACTGGGCTATAAGTCCCTGGGCCTTAAGGCAGGGTGTGCTTTCCTATCTCGTGGGGAAACCAAGGCCCCCAACGGCCCAAATTCGGGTGTTGCATTGCACCTCGAAACAAACAAGAAGCAACTTGCAGCAACCATAACTTTGTTTCAATGTTTGCCATCCTAATCCCAACAAGGCAACAACAAAAGCCCGGACCAGATGGATTCCCAAATGAATTCAACAAATGCTTCATTCAATGGTTTCAAGCCTGATCTTGCTGAAATTCTTTAGCGATTTCCACCAAAATTAGACAGATTTATCAGACGTCAATGGGagtgattatttgtttttttttcccccgaGATGAGGACGGTAGGCTGCCACAGGCAGCTACTGCGGCTCTCTGATGTTGTACACATCGGCCACTAGATATCGTTGTTGGACTTCTTCAATGTGGACTCCCTGGACATGTGTTTTGTATTGTTCTGACTCTCTTTCCGCCCTCTTAGCTAGGGGCTTTGTATTTATACCTTGAGATGCTCCTTATATAACTAGAACTAAGAAGACAAGTAGAGATGctacacaaatattttagGAACCGAATAGGCCCCTGTATCTGTTTACTTTATCAAGAACTCCTTCCTCGTGTGCTCGAGTATTTATCCATGTGTATGAGTTTTATTTCCGTATAGGATTTGGTATGTATAACTCTAACCGAAGTAAATACATGTCTATGGGTATCTCACATTTGTTGCACTGGCAGTATTGTGAATATTGGTTATGCATCTTGTATTTAATTGTTTGTTGAATGAAAATTCAAGTAAGTTCAGTGGAGGATTCAGCTCCTGGGCAGCCAGGGCGGCTGCCCGGGCTTTCTTGCGCCGAAACATTGGATGATTAGTAATTACGTGATACAAAACACTAATGACCAAACAATTAAGAgtatagattatatatttgattatagtTATGCTTGCCCGTTGCCTAGTctttaaataatttctgaCTCCGTCACTGAGTAAGTTTGAATCAACTCGGTTGTGTCAAAGACGAgttgtaaaagaaataaaatggaaaTTATGCGTGCAAAAGAAACCGCATCGATGAAACGGATTGCGCAAGAAAAAGGTAATATGTTAACAttgtattgatttgttttcttatgtTACCACAATTCATACGTGTTTATAGccataaatacttatattttaaacggatgtagtgatatatctaaACCAGTTACACCGACTCGGCCATttctttgttctaaaaaaaagaaagaaaaaggtgggTGTAGGTTGTGTTGAGATATATCATATCACATATGTAATGCAACAGTAGCAAAGGACAACATCAATGGAGTTTAAAgatattaggaaaaaaaaaaggcaagtgTATTTCTAAGAATGCATTGAATTGCGAATATCCAGCTAGCAATAATTAGATCATAATGTGGCACTTATCCCttaaaaaaagctaaatgGGATCGTATGTTTTAGCCCAACTGTACACACTGCAGAGCCCGGAAGCTATCTCCATTCTCCAGGAAAAAAGACTGCACGAGTCTAAATTGGTTGCAATCGAAGATTTTGTCACGAACAAATCTATCCGAGAAGGAGAAGCCGATGGATCAAtggctgcttctgctgctgctaccgATTAATCTAGGGCTCCCTGCAAGTGCGACGAGCGAACGCGTAGAGCGTGCGCGTGCATCCTTGACAGCGTCTCGCGGAACCTGGCGACGTCGAGGGTGACGTTCTGGCCGCCGAGGTAGACGCGGGCGACGAAGCCCCACCCCTTGTCGCGCTTGGCGGCCTCCGGGTCGGACACCACCGCGTCGCGGAGGCCGTACCGGCGGCTCAGCGAGCTCTCGTGCCCCTCCGCGTCGTACTGCTCGTAGTGCAGCCCCATCCGCGCCGACGCCTCCGCGTAGCAGCCGCGCGCGATCGGCGGCACGCCCAGCGGCGCGACCTGCACCAGCGCCGCGCCGGGGCGGAGGAACAGGAACTTGGTCAGGTCGGCGCCGTGCACGCCCACCAGCACGTCGCAGGCGCTCACCGCCGCGTACGACGCCGACAGCGGCAGCCCGTTCGCCGTCTCGAGGATGTCCACGTCGAAGCCTACCGACCTCCCGagctgcgccaccgccgcctggTTCTCGATCACCCGCGTCCCCCTGCGCGACACGATCCCGAGACGTGgacgacgcgccgccgccggctcctgCTGCGGCTCTCCGGTCTCGTacacgtcggcgaggaggtcgTGGAAGTCGATGATGGTCTTGTTGTCGCGGAGCCTCGTGGGGTCGACGGCGAGGATGCCGTGGAAGCGGGTGCCGACGATGGCGCCCGGGAAGCAGTGGGTCCGCTTGTCGTGGAGGAGGTCGACGACATGGTAGTCCGTGAGGCCGGAGATGATCTCGCTGAACGTGCCGGCCCACCAGGGGTTGTACGAGAGGACGCCGAGcaccacgcggcggcggaggtgttGCACCGTCAACCACGCCGGCACGAAGCCGTCGCTGAACGCGTGGAACAGGTTGCCGGTGTAACCCCCCGCCGTCATGACGAGGAGCGGCGCGTCGTGCCGGACGTCGCACCGAtggccgtcctcctccgccggatGGGCCATCCGGAGACGCACCTCCTCGATCTTGCCCATGATGAACGTCTCCCACTTGCGCGTGTACGGCCGTACCCTCTCCTCCAGCGTGGCGttgggcgccggcggctgctTCCCGAACAGCAGGAGCGACAGCGACGCCGGGTCCAACCGCACGTCGCCGGCCATGAAGCAGACGTCAGTATTGAAATCCGAGCGGTCGCAGCAGATGGTGTCGCCGGGAAGCGACGAGCACGGCGAGTGCAGCTGGTTATCAAGAACCAccacgtcgccgacgccggcatTGTCGGCCTGTCCCACCACGCGGCTCGACGTCCTGGGCGGGGGCGGCTGCGCGAAGAAGTCGATGCCATACGTCGACGTGAGCACGAACAATCGCGGGGCGTAGAGGAGCACGCACAGGACGACGGAGAGGACGAAGAAGAACTGGACGAAGCCCGGCCACTTctttcctcctccgccgtcttccgcgccgccgccgtggctcTTGACGTCGGGGAGCTTGGACGCCATGGCTCGTGTTGGTGCGTGGGGGAGAAATGGAATCGCGTGcgtggccggccggcgtcTCGATCGCGTGGGCATATAAAGAGAGACCAGCGAGGCCAGAGCGGCCGGCGGCTGGGTCGTCTCACAGAGTCACAGGTCGGCGCGGTCATTTGGTGAAAATGGTGATAGATTGGTCGGATAAATTCTCGTATCTGGGTGGCGTGATGGCGTCCGTTTCTGCTTCTGTCCAATGGTTTGGCACCGGCACCCGTCTCCCGGGAACTCATGGTCTGAAAGAGTGACATGTGTACTATATCCATGAACAAAAAAGCgttataaaaatactaaattttagataaaatttgtctaaaatatatatactcagtGGCTGAACTCTAGGCTTAGAAATTTCGTGATCCTGCCCCTAACTATCTCTAACGTAAAAGTGGagtcttccttttttttttcttgtccacTGTTCGTGCACagcatgagaaaaaaaaacttaaaactgaaccagtgaaaggaaatACTTGGCTTATATAACGTTGTAATGTACGGATATATTGTCGGTATAAATAGGTGGATGATACCGATAGCCCGtgatttacaatttttttctagcaAGAAAGATGAATTACATCCCTGGCTTTTACTAAAtactaaataaacaaaaatcagGTCAGCCCACACCCTAACCTAGGAGGACTACTACTGTCGtcctaatttaattttattgtagttttttatgtttaatgtttgactgttttttattaaaaatttttgtgaaaacataaaaaatagctACACATAAGTTTCTATTcatattatcatttaataataaaaaatactaattataatttttttaaataagacggatgatcaaacgaaatataaataatagataTTCGGAGGCAAGAGACTAGATGCTTGTAAACTCAGGACTGTATCCAATACTAGATACATGTAGCCAAACACAAACTCGTCTAATTGCTAATTAGTATATACAGACGATGCAGCGATCGGTTCGCGTCGTTGTCACTCACACCGCGATCGCCGGTTTCAGCGTGTGAAATGTAACATTTTTGGTCGATGCTGGTTTATTCctgcaatatatatgtatgtgctgtctctttatatttatactccaTACTAATTTAGTGTGATCAGTTTCTGTAACCGTACTACATGTTAAGATAGCAGTGATACGTGTTGAACAATCTAATGGTGTGTATTAATTTGGCCGTTTTATTTGgtaccatatatataatataatttgacCACAAATGCTAAAACAGGCGGCGGTTAACAAGAGTATTACGCATGCATGTTCTTCCTGAAATGACACAAtgaaatgcatgcatgttcttcCACAGATGACATGCATTAGCATACATGGAATGGGATAATTAAATGAAGATAGAATGAAATGACAGTGAGAATAGCTGGCAGAAGATATCATGTTACGTATAGTACATTGGTACTACACTACTACAGCTAGTCAGAGGAATAACGGTAGGTGCttggtctctctctctctatctgaTGTCAAGCCCATCTCTCCGTGCTGCCGGTTCCTTTCATCAATTTGTACTCCTCTTAACTGTCTTGCCGTCATTGACCACAAATGACAGGGCATCCTAGCTAGCTAAATGACCAGGTCTCCTATATACTCCTACTAATCCACTGTTCATCCTCTCTGTTTGGACCTGGTCATTCGGCCAAATTAATATTGACAGATGCTCCCTCCAGTCCAAACTCCCACACGCGAGCGAACTAgggatgttttctttttatggatACAAGATAAACATGATCGATTATCTGATTCTTTtaagttatttaataatataaacgatgaaattaattgttatataagttaaaaatctacttttaaaaatataagataatgaatctctatatataatttttaaaaaatacatctttaACTGTTCGGTAAGTGtactcaaaatataataaataaaactggAGATAATAATTTGCATAAAAGAATGCGGTCTAGGTCGCACATGGCTGCACCGATTGAAAACGAACGaggccaaaattttaaatgcctCGGATGAAGCAAGAGCTAGCTACCGATCGAACGGACGATCAATCAACCAGGTCACGGCTCACGACGTCAGACGCATCCCAACTCTGAAAACCAGCTGCACCCGCTGCTATCCCGGCCAGCCTGACAGCTAGCTTCGCCGTCGATCGCTTCAGCCTTCAGCTAGCGATCGATCAGCTGCTACAGTGATCCGTAGcctgtgtgtgtatatacacGCCCTCGGGCAGCTAGATCGCGACAGGTTTGTTGGTGGATGCAGCTAGCAGGAAAACGATCGCAAAGCGTCCGGCCAAAGCACGAAAACTTAATACTTTTTGTCGACATGGACGAGCACAAATCCGTGAAGTGACTTGAGAGTACTTAACTAGTCTTAACGAGATTTCCCAACGATGCCACGCTTTTGGGATAGATATGTTAGTTTATGAAGCAGCTGCCAACCATATTTGCAGTTCAGGATGATGATTAAAGACACGGGAGGGAAGAGTCTGAAGTTCAGGCTTTGCTTCCAGAAAGAACTTCAGAGGTACAGAGCTCCATACTTTCCATGTGTATATGATATACATATAAGAGATGTCGAGATGTATGATCAGAAGAAAAATGAGCAATATTGTAAAGCTGCATCAAGAGTAGAGCTCATATCATTGGCACTATCATTTGGGTATATAAATGTCGTATTTGACTATTTGCTGAATAATAATACAGTCAATCTGCTTCACTGCTTGAGACGTTTCACCAGCACAATAGCACATGAGAGTTCAGGGAAACGTCGCACCAACCTAATTAAGTTAGAATCTTCTCTACGGTCAACACGTATGGCTGCACAAAGAGCACACGCCTCTAAAACCAGCAGTTTATAATACGTGCTGATTAAGCATGTTACTAAGATAATTAGGCCTCATTTCGCATTTTCAGTACGAAGAACTTACTGCTGACGGCAAACTGAATTGGTGCTGGCCATCTTCTGTTAGCATGCATGTTACCAGCAGTTCAGAAGAAGCAATTGTcagtttcattttttatgtggCAATGAAAAACAGCGCTATCTTAATTTGTCACCTTTGAATCCATCTGGATGGTGAAGGTTCCATGAAAAATCAGAGTGTTTGTGTGTGGTGGTTGTTTAGAAATAGCATCCTCACCACAGATAATCATGTAGTTTGGTTCATTTGGaaaagtgatttttttccGAAATATTGGTAGGAGAGCTCCCTCATCCTACCAAggtacaaataaaacaaactttGCAGCAAGGACAGCAAAAGTCTTGTcaaaatgaccaaatttaattGATAGCTTGTCCAAACTTCTGAAAATTCTGTGGGTTTCTGAAAATGGCCTCCGCACACGTATTGTGAACTTTGATCAGTCAAGAGGGCTTTGGTAATGGTAGGTTTGTGTTGACATCTCTAGGTGGTACTGTTTTATAATCCCTTCGGTTTAGGTTACAaagatgttttgatttttctagtCCAAATTTATCAGtatctatgtaaatttttaaaaataaaatatcctgaaatagaggggaggggggggggggggaaacTGCTGTGTGCCTCTATGGGACCATGTGGATGACAGTCTCGCAATCATACAGCAGACTATCCATTTGTTTTGATTGATCCTGTTTGTACTGGCTCAAATCATATAGCCTACAAATGTGACAGGCCGGTGAGGGCCCATTTTGAGTCGATGTAGTGTGCCAATTTGCAACTCCTTGTTAGATGAGGTTATGAGTATTTGGTGCAAAACTGTGGGTTGATGCTAATCTTGTGCGAGATGTTGATGATGAGGTCTTTGTCTTCCCCTTTTCCTTTCGTTCTTTTAAATACTTTCTTGTAAGAGATGTTTTTGTCAGTTTCGTTAGTGAACATGGGGGCTGACTGTTCTAAAAAACACTCAAATAGCGTGGATAGTGACTGTTCGAGAGATTAATAAATGAAAGAAGCTTTTACCAgctcatttatatttatatctatactacttaaaatttttttaccggTGACAGTGAGAcaaatcttcttttttttttgcgggggacagtgagacaaatctatactacttaaattttttttacggtgACAGTTAGACAACTATTTTTCAGATAAACTACCCACCCTTGCCACCGTCATCATAATCCACTTCGGTGCTCTGAGTTCCTGTTCCCATCGGTGTTTCCCAGTCCATGAGTCCATCCATCAAAGGTAGATATTACTCGCCTGCCCTTTCAGGATGACAATATCGTTCGCAATAATTTCCATCCAGTGGGAAGTAGATTTCACTTATCGTAATGATCATCACGATAATCATAATTATCATCAAGCCGAGATAATGGTTGCCGTAGTTCCGTTCAGAAAATATCgtaagaatttaatttttttaaaaaataaaaaatgatgatatttaatttttttaaaaaaatgaaaaaacaatatattaagAAAATTGTTACAATTATCACCAATAATATAAcagttataaatatgatgaaatCCACCATGATTATCGTTAAAACCGCAACGATGATCAAGACATATTATGCAGTGTTGCCTTAAAAACCGTGGTGGCTCGATTAAAACATGtgttgaaagtgcatctaggccaCCTGTGGGTTTTGGATATTCATAACAATCTAAACGAGGGCGAGCTAACTACATGGTTAGTCCTTAAGGATATTTGAAATATGCTTGATGacccaaacaaaacaaagaaaaaggttTAAGGGCTTATGATGGATAAAtgcatttttaattattttttaagttaagtCATAGGAAAAATGTACTATTAATGGGGGTACTTGCATAGCTTGACGTTGGTATCTGCTATTTAGTGGTGATTGGAAGTTCTGATTAAGATGATCAAAAATTCTGATCAACTTTTCTTTTGGGTGAGAGGCATCATCGAAAGTTCCGATGATCAATTCCAATGAAAGCTCTTTGTTGGACAGAGAAGACTAATCATAAGCTCTCAATCCTCGCCAATGAACACACCCTCAAACAGATTTGACCTCTGAATAAGTCTACCTAATAAATTTGACCTATGAATAATTCTACCAAATCGTCTTTTTTTTGGACACAAAAGAATGCgaccaaataaataaataataggcCGAGCCCTCCAGCCCAGCTACCCAACTCAATCCTCGTTTGGATGGGCCTACATCCCAACCTTTGCAAATCTCCCCATCATAAACAGCCCATGCACTTATGGCCCATA
This is a stretch of genomic DNA from Oryza brachyantha chromosome 1, ObraRS2, whole genome shotgun sequence. It encodes these proteins:
- the LOC102719720 gene encoding xylan glycosyltransferase MUCI21-like, which codes for MASKLPDVKSHGGGAEDGGGGKKWPGFVQFFFVLSVVLCVLLYAPRLFVLTSTYGIDFFAQPPPPRTSSRVVGQADNAGVGDVVVLDNQLHSPCSSLPGDTICCDRSDFNTDVCFMAGDVRLDPASLSLLLFGKQPPAPNATLEERVRPYTRKWETFIMGKIEEVRLRMAHPAEEDGHRCDVRHDAPLLVMTAGGYTGNLFHAFSDGFVPAWLTVQHLRRRVVLGVLSYNPWWAGTFSEIISGLTDYHVVDLLHDKRTHCFPGAIVGTRFHGILAVDPTRLRDNKTIIDFHDLLADVYETGEPQQEPAAARRPRLGIVSRRGTRVIENQAAVAQLGRSVGFDVDILETANGLPLSASYAAVSACDVLVGVHGADLTKFLFLRPGAALVQVAPLGVPPIARGCYAEASARMGLHYEQYDAEGHESSLSRRYGLRDAVVSDPEAAKRDKGWGFVARVYLGGQNVTLDVARFRETLSRMHAHALRVRSSHLQGALD